From a region of the Penaeus vannamei isolate JL-2024 chromosome 32, ASM4276789v1, whole genome shotgun sequence genome:
- the LOC138867841 gene encoding proteoglycan 4-like, whose amino-acid sequence MAPDTAPDTALDTALDAAPDTAPDAAPDTAPDAAPDAAPDTAPDAAPDTAPDAAPDAAPDTAPDTALDAAPDAAPDEAPDTAAALTEEADRPPPPTLQRLCCLEAEQHIRLRQVYEPDAARLPCYSNFPHPNRISHDPALFPTPHRISHTPTEFPTPQNFPRPCIISHTPQNFPHPNKISLDFALFPTPQQNFPRPCIISHTPTEFPTTLHYFPHPNRISHDFALFPTPKQNFPRLCIISHTPTEFPTTLHYFPHPNRISHDPALFPTPQQNFPRS is encoded by the exons ATGGCACCCGACACGGCACCCGACACGGCACTCGACACGGCACTCGACGCGGCACCCGACACGGCACCCGACGCGGCACCCGACACGGCACCCGACGCGGCACCCGACGCGGCACCCGACACGGCACCCGACGCGGCACCCGACACGGCACCCGACGCGGCACCCGACGCGGCACCCGACACGGCACCCGACACGGCACTCGACGCGGCACCCGACGCGGCACCCGACGAGGCACCCGACACGGCCGCTGCACTCACCGAGGAGG CTGATCGTCCACCGCCTCCCACCCTCCAGAGATTGTGTTGTCTGGAGGCTGAGCAACACATCAGACTTCGGCAAGTTTACGAGCCAGACGCCGCTCGTTTGCCGTGCTACTCG AATTTCCCACACCCCAACAGAATTTCCCACGACCCTGCATTATTTCCCACACCCCACAGAATTTCCCACACCCCAACAGAATTTCCCACACCCCAGAATTTCCCACGACCCTGCATTATTTCCCACACCCCACAGAATTTCCCACACCCAAACAAAATTTCCCTCGACTTTGCATTATTTCCCACACCCCAACAGAATTTCCCACGACCCTGCATTATTTCCCACACCCCAACAGAATTTCCCACGACCCTGCATTATTTCCCACACCCCAACAGAATTTCCCACGACTTTGCTTTATTTCCCACACCCAAACAAAATTTCCCTCGACTTTGCATTATTTCCCACACCCCAACAGAATTTCCCACGACCCTGCATTATTTCCCACACCCCAACAGAATTTCCCACGACCCTGCATTATTTCCCACACCCCAACAGAATTTCCCACGATCATGA